A region of Diadema setosum chromosome 15, eeDiaSeto1, whole genome shotgun sequence DNA encodes the following proteins:
- the LOC140239161 gene encoding 2-phosphoxylose phosphatase 1-like, with the protein MTQQEAERWIQEKIKQEYCNPPDKRISGEEGKFRPGYELKAVYVVARHGDRTPMTEFVNIPNSTWHPQWNCDLREMSNTMWKSTMLRDFIQVMEEELESRRGDMAGVSPNFRTLPIGRSGRCSKSQLTPVGWLQHMRLGKFLRGAYGRTLVSQVELLTNVSTFRSTVNSRTQQSALAFMFGFLKTIGLRDTARIKSVPNVNFCPLDMCACPALERLVKAKEAQHSKIMRGNAGFMRAMHSIAETLYGSSKTALLPGINAVAEILATLVCHEKPYPCGSGGCVTSIQHAAYAKHIDEVLVAQSQVVDGMYEKLGRMFSEPFLTEMTKAMYRVSRGQSKPLFVFNSGHDITIRPLMDALGLAGPGWPSYAGRVVFEMWEQPSFKEHVVRVLAYGHDQTERVRFCRDKLDEDGLCPLDALLKFVETENMEHFYASSFQEACRQHPSTK; encoded by the exons ATGACGCAGCAGGAAGCGGAGCGCTGGATCCAGGAGAAGATCAAGCAAGAGTACTGCAATCCACCAGACAAGAGGATATCTGGGGAGGAAG GAAAATTTAGACCAGGCTACGAATTGAAAGCAGTGTATGTCGTGGCTCGACACGGGGATCGCACACCCATGACCGAATTTGTAAACATTCCAAACAGCACGTGGCACCCCCAGTGGAACTGCGATCTCCGCGAGATGAGCAACACGATGTGGAAGTCGACGATGCTGCGGGACTTCATCCAGGTGATGGAGGAAGAGCTGGAGTCGCGGCGAGGCGACATGGCGGGCGTGTCACCGAACTTTAGAACGCTCCCCATTGGGCGGAgtgggaggtgctcaaagtctcagctgaCCCCCGTGGGATGGCTGCAACACATGAGGCTGGGGAAGTTCTTGCGGGGCGCGTACGGACGAACATTGGTATCCCAGGTGGAGCTTCTCACCAACGTCAGCACCTTTCGCAGTACGGTCAACTCCCGCACCCAGCAGAGCGCCCTCGCCTTCATGTTTGGCTTCCTCAAGACGATAGGGCTCCGCGACACGGCGAGGATCAAGTCCGTGCCCAATGTCAATTTCTGCCCCCTGGACATGTGCGCCTGTCCCGCCCTGGAGCGTCTGGTGAAAGCGAAAGAGGCGCAGCACTCCAAGATCATGCGGGGAAACGCAGGCTTCATGCGGGCCATGCATAGCATTGCAGAGACGCTCTACGGGTCATCGAAGACCGCTCTTCTGCCGGGCATAAATGCCGTTGCAGAGATTCTTGCCACGCTCGTGTGCCACGAAAAGCCGTATCCATGCGGTTCGGGTGGCTGTGTCACCTCCATCCAGCACGCTGCCTATGCTAAGCACATTGACGAGGTGCTTGTCGCTCAATCACAAGTGGTGGATGGCATGTACGAGAAACTTGGACGGATGTTTAGTGAACCGTTCCTCACGGAAATGACCAAGGCCATGTACAGGGTCAGCCGCGGTCAGAGCAAGCCGCTTTTCGTCTTCAACTCGGGCCACGACATCACGATACGCCCCCTCATGGATGCCCTGGGACTCGCTGGCCCCGGCTGGCCCAGCTACGCCGGCCGCGTCGTCTTCGAGATGTGGGAGCAGCCGTCCTTCAAGGAGCACGTGGTCAGGGTCCTGGCCTACGGCCACGACCAGACGGAGCGGGTGCGGTTCTGCCGGGACAAGCTGGACGAGGATGGCCTCTGTCCGCTGGATGCCCTGCTGAAGTTTGTTGAGACAGAGAACATGGAGCACTTCTATGCCTCCTCCTTCCAGGAGGCGTGCAGGCAACATCCGTCCACCAAGTAG